In Malania oleifera isolate guangnan ecotype guangnan chromosome 8, ASM2987363v1, whole genome shotgun sequence, a single window of DNA contains:
- the LOC131161584 gene encoding zinc finger protein ZAT10 — protein sequence MALEALNSPTATAPSFHYDDANLHYCLQEPWAKRKRSKRPQPPPTEEEYLALCLIMLARGSAASSVPAPATPVESQRNTSPPKLAYKCSVCHKAFASYQALGGHKASHRKLAALDDQSTSTATTTTANSAGSLRTHECSICHKSFPTGQALGGHKRCHYEGVVGGGTTATAATRSGVTSSEDVGSSNSHRNFDLNLPAFPDFWPRTHFSGDDEVESPLPTKKPRLVLSAAPKIETSQ from the coding sequence ATGGCTCTGGAAGCTCTCAACTCTCCTACCGCAACAGCCCCTTCTTTCCACTACGACGACGCCAACCTCCACTACTGCCTCCAAGAGCCATGGGCCAAGCGCAAGCGCTCCAAGCGCCCCCAACCTCCCCCCACCGAGGAGGAGTACCTTGCCCTCTGCCTCATCATGCTAGCTCGTGGCAGCGCTGCTTCCTCCGTCCCCGCCCCCGCTACTCCCGTCGAATCCCAACGCAATACATCCCCTCCGAAGCTCGCGTACAAGTGTTCTGTCTGCCATAAGGCCTTCGCCTCCTACCAGGCTCTCGGCGGACACAAGGCCAGCCACCGCAAACTAGCCGCCCTCGACGACCAATCCACCTCCACCGCCACCACCACCACCGCCAACTCCGCCGGCTCCCTCAGGACCCACGAGTGCTCCATCTGCCACAAGTCCTTCCCCACCGGTCAAGCCCTCGGCGGTCACAAGCGCTGCCACTACGAAGGCGTCGTTGGCGGCGGAACCACAGCCACGGCCGCCACCAGGTCCGGCGTCACCTCCTCCGAAGACGTCGGCTCCTCCAACAGCCACCGCAACTTCGACCTCAACCTCCCCGCCTTCCCAGACTTCTGGCCGAGAACCCACTTCTCCGGTGACGATGAAGTCGAGAGCCCCCTGCCCACCAAGAAGCCCCGCCTCGTGCTTTCGGCGGCGCCGAAAATCGAGACATCTCAATAa